In the Ricinus communis isolate WT05 ecotype wild-type chromosome 3, ASM1957865v1, whole genome shotgun sequence genome, TTTGTTAAGCTcctatttaaaatgaattatacTATTGTTACTTTACATATTTGGTGATATCAGTACCCATtagaaatttgatattttttactGATGTGGTAGCCAAAGTCCATCTaaacatcatattaattaacaCATCAACAAAAAGTCATTAGAATCCCAATAGCTACCATCAATTAAAACAGAAATTATAGATGTagtactaaaaagaaataagttaGAGAATTAGTACCATTTGGATATAAgttgtaatattttaatacaaacATAGCAATTtagctaaaattaaatataacataGACGGTGAGTGGAATGCTGAGGTGGAACTCTGCCCTctatatcataaaatattgaaCAAATTTATAATGgataaaattacattttttttaacaatcaATATGATTAGCATATTAATGTTTTgggagaaaaataatgaaaagaatttaaaatttaaatcttaattcAGACCATAAATATGTGGCCACGGTACTAAAGGCTGGTCGTTATAAAGTTATACTTCATTATGTAATCAAAACTAACTCGCACTTTctaatatcttaattataCCTCATTATGGCCCCTTATAGTTAAGGGCATTTTGGGCAAAGTCTTAAAGAGGATCTAGTTATCATGTGAACATTTCGCTAAGTGCTCTAAAAGAATTCCAAAAGTTCATTTGTTAAAACCTTTATagtatttgtttttctttttctttatttttttccgtTTATTTTATGCCCTTTTGCTTTTCATGCGCAAGTGGTTCATAATCAAATGATGGGTACACATTTTTTTAAGCATTAGGAGGAGAATGCATTTCGAAAGATTCAAACTTTGATGCCATTTTCAGCCTCACTTTTACAATATATAACACAAATTAAATGTTTTAGAATATACTATGTTATAGAGAATATCCTTCATAAAATTagagaaggaaaaagcaaataAGATTTTGCAAgagtttcttttaagaaaatttgaaaCACTAATTGTTGATATCAactgatttaaaaaaaaaacattaatatGGTACAAAACAATGTATTTATGAAGTAAATAAAACCATGAATACCAACATTCATGGATATTGGACCAACCAAACTAGCTACCCGCTCAGGAGTTAAGCAACATTGCGATTAAGTAGTAATGATAGAAGGAAGCAACTCAGATTTGGAGCCAAAAATCTTAGCCTTTGTGTCGGGGAAAAATTCAATTCCTGGAAGCTCTGTAATCTTCCCATTACTATCGACTCCAATAGGATAAGTAAGCAAATGGCCTGGCAAATCATGTTCTAGATTCTCTGATGCGTACAGATCCCAGTACTTGGTAGCAATTTGGTTCACCTTTCGTACACATTCCAGGGTTTCAGGATGATAGAAAGAGTCGTCAAGCTTGCCTAAGTGCTCGTACCACAATGACATTCTTAATCCATGAATTTGACCCCTTGCTGCCTGCCTGGTACTCAAATGATATGGTTGATATGCTCCCATTGCTATCTCTGAATCTCTTGCACCATCCATTGATCGTTGATTAATGTTGGCGGATCCGATTATTATGTATTCATCATCCACTGTACATGAAAAGCAATGTATAATTAAGTTTATCAAGTTATATTCATTTAATGAGAAATTATTAGATGAGACTGGCCCGTGCATGCATTTGAGAATACTGTACAAGCAGCATGTAATAGTTTCTCCGATCAAATTATATAGATTCATTCCGTCATAAATTGAGAATCTTCTTGACTTACCGATCATCATCTTGGCATGAACATAGATCATGAACCGCCTGGCTTCCTGAGCTCTTCTGTAATCTGTATTATGTTCAGGTTTCCCAGGAGGTGAATACTCCCCACTCTTCTCTGTCTCTCGATTTCCAAGGCAAAAGAAAGACAAGTAATCTTTTGGATTTGAGTCAAGCTCCTTGGCCTGAAGTGCTTCAGCTATTCCACTATACATCATCTCCATCGTCTTATTTTGCCATTTTAATATAGCTTGAACTGATCCACTTTCTGGTATACCTTCTGGCCACATTGGGATGACAATATACACACTAAATCTTTCTCCAGCTTCAATCTTGTTAACGATCTTTAACGAAAGCTCTTTCGGAATTAGATGCAAAGCACCAACCTCTTCAACCTTAGTGCCATTAGATTTCCAGTTAAATGAGCTTCCAAGAAagtattgattttcaatataaataaaattctttgcCCGCCGAATGGCATTGATATAAGCATCCTGAATGCTTCTGTCAATAATATTATCCTTCCAATTGATAAGACCAACTCTAGCTGCGGCTTCAGGATCATCAGGAAAGCCATATGTAGAGCCCCCATCAATAGATCGGAACAACTGAACATTCCATGTCTCATTGTCTTCAGGAAACATAGCAAGAGACTGAGGTACGAAAATGTCATTAAGTTCTCTTACTTGAAGAAGCAATTCTTCTTTCCCACCTTGCTTTCTCCACCTCTGCTCAAAATTGGTTAATACATCCCAAGCAACAGGTCCATCTAACCGGCAATGAATGTCATGCCAAGGCTCCCTTGGTCCTCCCTTAGCAATCGATGCGTTCGAGAAACTAGGCTGATGAAAGTCATTTCTATGCGCTGAATCTAAAGTCCTGAAGATGGAGTGAAATTGAGTATCATATCTTCCATCACACAGATCAATACCACCAATGAAACTTATAATTCTCCTCTTTTCTAATTCTCCATTTGGCAATCCACTATCCACAATCACAGTCTTCTGATGATGAGTGAATACTGTAGAAATCTCAAGACCTTGTTTAATACTCTTCCAATTATCAGGATTTCGCGGACATAACACGCAGTTAACTCTCGTGTTATGGAAATAACTTCTGGTATCTTCATCATGTGTGGCCATTACTCCATCCTTCTTTAGTAACTTGACGGAAGTTTTGTCATCCCAAACAAGCATTAGCACTCTAACACCTTCCTCGGCCTTTTTCTTTAGTAACTCCCCTAGAATCGTATCTCCTCCCTTTTTGGGTCTCCTCGAGTCCCTCACCAAACTGATTTTAGTAAAAACAGACCATCCTGTAATGTAAATAAAGTGCTTAGCATTACATATTGCATCGAAAATATCTTCCCAGCATCGGTGCTGTGCATAGCGCTTATCTCCCCGAAGAAAGATCTTTGGGTTAAATTTGTCAGGAACATGAGCATCTTGATAGAGGGTAACTCTGCAACCACTTCTTTGAGGAAAGAATGTGTAAGGTACACCTGAAAAATTTGGACTTGTAATTCCTTTAGACCAGCTACTTCTTTTAGTTGCATCAAGAAATTGAACTCTGACATGAATCTTTAAGCCTCTGTGTAGAGGTTTATGATTCTTGTTCAAGATTCTGAGCCATTTATCTACTTTTTCGCCATTAAGAAGTTCTACAACAGGCAAATAAGCTCTTCCGATCACTTGTGACCCAATCGGATCTTTTACTTTGATAGAGAATGTAACATTTGAAGCCAAGTGAGCACAGTAAATGTGGAAAGATTCGTCCCACTGTGGATCAGATCGTGCATGCTTCAACTCTCTAGTTCTGCCAACTTTAGTTCCTTCTAAATCAATTGTAGCATACAATTTAGAGAATCCTTTTCCACATCCAACAGTCTCTTCAACGTTTTCCAGTATCTGCAAGAAGCATTAGTGAAACATAAtaattgaatgattttttaCTTGTATCCATATAGAAAATGACTTTTTTCTTGCTATTCTTGAGATATGACACTTAATAATCGAATGAGTAATACGGATAAGATAGTTACAAAATTTAAgtatatgttaaaaaaaaaatcaaaatatgcaTCACTTGTCTAACTGTTGGATGCAAAATTTTGACGATAGCCATATCACTCCCGAAACAAGAAACCTATACTCCATTTGCGGAAAGCAATATAAAAGCTTGTCAATGGAAGAACATTAGGTGGATTATGCTTTTCACGCATCATTATAAAGCGGAAATGAATAATATACAACTAAGATTTTTAAACTAAGAGTATACTACTAAACTATAcccaacatatatatatataaagagatatattaatatacGAGTGAAGACCACGCCATGTGATTATATATGGGAGTATGTATAGCCGGGAAAGGTAAGAAATTTTCCTGTATATTTACCTGCAAGACACATCAAGCAGAACATAAATACCCAATTAAGTTCCAAAACTGAAGAGATATGAAGACAAACCTAAGATAGTTAAATTACTTTTCTCGTAAATACAACTACTTAGTCTTTCCTTAAAGAAGTATATACtattacaataaaagaaagtttTATGTATAACAGCAAGTGGAGGCAATAATTAGAGAGAAATCATACATAGTTGTTATAATCTCGATTAGTTCAATTAAGCTGCTTGTGCAAGATGAAGATCATGAAAAATAATCcaagaacatatatatagatgtacCTTGCAAAAAAACTTGGAGCAGCCTGAACCAGAAAGCCTATCGACTTCAAAAATGGTGAGATCAAGTATTCCATGAAGCAGAACAGGAGCCATCCTTCAAGCAACGTTTACCCAGTACTGCACCAATGTTGAACAGGAAAAATGATCTGCGAACGATAGATTTGTAAGATGAACAAATTTATGAGGAACTTAACAAGTATATAAATGTATCAGCACTGGCAAATTCTTATTATGTGTACATCCATATTACAGTAAAAGAATCCATGCAAAAAGACCAATTACCAAAAGGAGCTGaccaaacataaaataatgatGGGTGGCTTAGttagagttgttaattctagGTAATAAAATTTGGAGAAAGAATGTTAGAAGAGAAAGGAATTGAAGTTGaaggaattaaaaattagaaatgtaatGCTTTAGCAGGTAAGTGAGGGTTGAGGATGACCCTGATAACGTAGTAGcatccattttattttaattcaactTTTTTGGCGGCTTGGCACTCATAAAATgtacccttttcttttttcttttttgtttcattaaataagttacaggaaaaaaagagatttGCACGATAAGGTAAATTAGTCGAGGAAATGCATAAAGATTAcctatttaatcttttaaaaagtttagaaACATTCAATATTTCTTAAATCAAagagttttaaaaaatttagttgcAATGATGTATCATACTATTAAAACTAGTGTTCAACTCTAACTTCCTGCACTGTTATGAGATAAAATGAGAATCTTTCTCATTCAGTTATTTAAgctattctaaaatataaaaaatatgataccGTCTATTTAATctgattataaatatatatttcaatttaaataaatttgaagttGGAATTTGAATTTCCTGTCTtcatttgtaataaaaaagaaaatacaaaagataaagatacAAATGGAATCTAAAAAAGATTAtacaaattgaatttaaaacaGAGAATTGAGATTAGGTAAATTATCTGTACATAACAGTAAGATTTCAACAAAGGAACCTTCATGTAACTTCCTTTATATGATATGATACATATGTTTATAGATTTCTTATTCACCAATAATCCCCTTTACCATTTCACTTACTCCTTTCCTGTGATTGGCAGGAGCAGGCAGGTCTTCATTGTATGCGTTTTAAGCAATAATTAGAACAAACAGAGATTCTCTCTTCAGATGGCAATGGACATGAACATGGCAAAATTAACTATGGGAACAACTATGGAGCAGGTTGTCCATTGAAGCATTATTAAACATTTATGATTACCCATTGATGGATAATACTTTTTATCAGTTAGATGAACATCAGAGGGTTTTACCTAATTTTACAGTcaatattatgattattttttagttttggtATTTGAAACGCGTTAAACAGAAAACCTAGAGGTTTTCAtgcaatttaagaaaataaaaaattatgtgaaCAAATTCTAATTTAGATTGGCTTAATTGCTAAAAGATTTTGCACTTTGCACTTGTTAATAAAATCAGCATATACTTTGacattgattttaattttagtcttCAACGAAATTATCGATCAAATTtaagcaataataaaaaaaaaaactaaattaacatcctcattattaaaatattatcatttaaacatataaaattaataaaattttaaaattaaaagaaattataaataaattatatatacttaaatgataatattttagtaaatgggatgaataatatctttaacattgaatcaatttttctttgatgtcaCCGGAATTCACTCAACATTAACAGAtctaatgaataatttaactgaaagataaaattaaaattaaaatataatgctgaaattgaaaattcaaaaactAGTATtggataattatatatattttattatttaaaattaataaatatatattaattatctataaatttataaatttagtgtaTAGTCGGCCAGGTCCGAAGAATTTCTCAACTACGTGATAATCTATCATTTACGGCAAGTAGTCAGTCTGGTTTGTTTAAAACTTATTTGAAGCAGTGTAAAAGCTAGACAGAAAGAATTAAATACTCATTGCTGCAGGTTAAGAAAACAAcaggaaaaatgaaaaaggtgTTTTGTGAGAAAGTCTGTGATTCCTCAATCTTGTGTATCGCAAAGCTTGTCTTAGAAGACACACTTGCATACAAACAGCAGTTAGTTTACGGAGAAGAAGGATAGGATGAAGCATCAGGACTAAGATCCCGAGCTACCTGGAGAAGGTGTTTTATGTTGATTCCAGGATAGTGCTGTAAAAGCCTCAAATTGGCTGCAAAGTCCCCACTTAACAGCCTGCTTTTCACACATAACAACATTGCACAACAGATCCTCAAAAGCATATCCTGCAAGAAATGAGTTTTGCTTCCTGTAAATAACCATTAGAAGATGATTTTGGAGTGACCAATAGTGTCAGTCCCTGGTTGCTGAGCcggtgtgtgtgtgtgtgtttgtgTATGtctgagagagagagagagagagagaaacctgAATGCCGGAAGGATTACTCAGAAGACAATCCCAAATTCTTAAGATGGACTGGAGATCGAACTCTTGAGTAAGTAACAATGTGATCCACCTGAACCCGTAGAATTGTGGTTCAACCTGGCGGTTAGAAGACATAATATAAGCGTCCCTGATCAACATCAATCCTAGCTTAAGGCAAATATGAGTGATGACGGAGCTTCCAGACAATCacttgttttaattaaattcaacttCATTTATACCTTGGTTGTGAACTGAAGATGCCGCCACAATTCCTCATCGTTTGCTTTCAGCAAATCTGCCAATCTGGAAAGGGTGGATAGGATACCAACTGGACTATTATCCAACTGTTGACAAAAGTGATCCACTGAATCGCTCAGTAGTcgaacaaaacaagaaaaactaTCTGCTTCCGCATTTGCCTGCGCGACAGAACATGCAGATGTATCGATTTCTGGGATATCCATAACGTAGTCAcctttatgttttcttttttctttttcaaataacATATGTTCAGAAAATTCTAGCAAATTATAACCAATcttagaaaatgaaaacaaaaaagtgACAAAATACGCCTTACAGCATTTTGCTCATCAGGGTCGGTACTGAATACATAGAAAATTGGTGCCAAGACCTCATTCATGCCTTGAACATAACGAATAGCAGGATTTAGCTTTGCAAATAAGAGAAGAATATTCCTCATTGCATCCTGAAGTTGAAAATTTTCACAAGATTTAGTCAGGCAGTATTTATCCTCGCATCTACGTTATTACTACCGACTGCTCAACTACTGTAGTTCTGTAAAGACATTGTAAAAAATGCATCTAGAGACTGGAAAAGTTAAAGTCAAAGAAAAGCTGCCATGCCAGAAACTGAGATGTTTCTTGGCCTGATCTTGAGCTTTGACCAAACAGTTAAACACTTATTGGCCTTatagagaagagaaaagaagtaTGGGTGGCACAAGATATACCCTATTTTTCTTACTGAATGATGAATCCCCGGAGAAGAATTTCATATTTGGGTGCGTGCGCTGCAAATCACGATCGATCTGATCTGCAATCTCTGTATGCTACAGACAGATGTTCATCTTGATGAAGAGTGAATGAAACTAAGTGCAAAGAGTTCCAGACACCTTAGATTTAGAATGGAGAAGAGTTTTCACCTGGAAGTACTGATGCCAAGCACTAGCCTTACCAACACTCAACGGGTGATCTTCATGAGAAATTTCATGTCTCTGAAGTGGTCCAGCAACATCACCTTCAGCATTTAGCTCATCAGAATTCATTGCACCATTATTTATCTTAGTGAGCTCTGACTGTCTAGAttcaagattttggttagtgTGAGGTAACAGTTAAGGCACCAACCTGATGAATATGTGCAGTAAGAAATGCATCTGAAACTAAATGATCATAGCAGTCAGCAACTTACAGGACTCAATAGAAGCTCCTGTTTCAGCTTGGCATATTTTTGTCTATGCTCAGTCAGCTCCTTTTCCCACAAATCACGAGAAGGAGGTAAATAACCTAAGAGAAGCTGCCGGCCAAGATTGCTGAGATTTTCAGGACTCATTTCATAACAACAAGAGTTTAGAGGTTAGAAACGAATTTAGCATGTCGATTTGAGGAATGTTTCTAGCAATGTATCCATGGTAGGTCATTCTGCCTGAAAACCGAAAT is a window encoding:
- the LOC8275894 gene encoding phospholipase D alpha 1-like; the encoded protein is MAPVLLHGILDLTIFEVDRLSGSGCSKFFCKILENVEETVGCGKGFSKLYATIDLEGTKVGRTRELKHARSDPQWDESFHIYCAHLASNVTFSIKVKDPIGSQVIGRAYLPVVELLNGEKVDKWLRILNKNHKPLHRGLKIHVRVQFLDATKRSSWSKGITSPNFSGVPYTFFPQRSGCRVTLYQDAHVPDKFNPKIFLRGDKRYAQHRCWEDIFDAICNAKHFIYITGWSVFTKISLVRDSRRPKKGGDTILGELLKKKAEEGVRVLMLVWDDKTSVKLLKKDGVMATHDEDTRSYFHNTRVNCVLCPRNPDNWKSIKQGLEISTVFTHHQKTVIVDSGLPNGELEKRRIISFIGGIDLCDGRYDTQFHSIFRTLDSAHRNDFHQPSFSNASIAKGGPREPWHDIHCRLDGPVAWDVLTNFEQRWRKQGGKEELLLQVRELNDIFVPQSLAMFPEDNETWNVQLFRSIDGGSTYGFPDDPEAAARVGLINWKDNIIDRSIQDAYINAIRRAKNFIYIENQYFLGSSFNWKSNGTKVEEVGALHLIPKELSLKIVNKIEAGERFSVYIVIPMWPEGIPESGSVQAILKWQNKTMEMMYSGIAEALQAKELDSNPKDYLSFFCLGNRETEKSGEYSPPGKPEHNTDYRRAQEARRFMIYVHAKMMIVDDEYIIIGSANINQRSMDGARDSEIAMGAYQPYHLSTRQAARGQIHGLRMSLWYEHLGKLDDSFYHPETLECVRKVNQIATKYWDLYASENLEHDLPGHLLTYPIGVDSNGKITELPGIEFFPDTKAKIFGSKSELLPSIITT
- the LOC8275893 gene encoding TBC1 domain family member 13; this translates as MSLFLSFVSSQFHFLETTNAALPIITNLTRPIHFKYLTHLLLTMLKGKLKLTEKARRVFPDSLGSLVSGLQDDEDEGYRGLDSVFECGEELEIMEPNGTELSKEKSDYEFQYEYDDDDVSVCDDEKRIEKDVPGQGHVSVMEVIAADEKRSDLEHELSQKEINIEKLKRLASTGLPDGGGLRATTWKLLLGYLPPSRDLWEKELTEHRQKYAKLKQELLLSPSELTKINNGAMNSDELNAEGDVAGPLQRHEISHEDHPLSVGKASAWHQYFQHTEIADQIDRDLQRTHPNMKFFSGDSSFSKKNRDAMRNILLLFAKLNPAIRYVQGMNEVLAPIFYVFSTDPDEQNAANAEADSFSCFVRLLSDSVDHFCQQLDNSPVGILSTLSRLADLLKANDEELWRHLQFTTKVEPQFYGFRWITLLLTQEFDLQSILRIWDCLLSNPSGIQDMLLRICCAMLLCVKSRLLSGDFAANLRLLQHYPGINIKHLLQVARDLSPDASSYPSSP